The following nucleotide sequence is from Corylus avellana chromosome ca7, CavTom2PMs-1.0.
TTTCAAGCAATCActgattgttttattttccatttttattccCTCTCTCTCGCGCGCTCGCTTTCTATATATGTAAACTTGCATGTGTATCGATTACTGGGAAGTGGATTTTGTGGTGATACATTCTGTGATCTTGCAATATTGAGttctcttctattttcttcttctggGGTGTATGCGATTTGTTTCAGATTCTCTANNNNNNNNNNNNNNNNNNNNNNNNNNNNNNNNNNNNNNNNNNNNNNNNNNNNNNNNNNNNNNNNNNNNNNNNNNNNNNNNNNNNNNNNNNNNNNNNNNNNATTTGGacccctccatcagattttaaacgtcacatgacgtttatacccctaacttttgtataaaattcgaacttctaaaacatttttttatttttaaaaaaataaaaatcatggatattttggtctttttttgaatttttaacggctaaaattaacggaagggtccaaattgagagcaattgaaagttcaggggactaaattgagagattttaaagttcaggggggtatttcaaaacggatggaagtttggaggtccttagtgaagttttccctttaatttttcttaagtGGAAAAGGGATAGGGATAGGGATAGGGATGGGTGACCAAGCACCCCATGGTTTGACCACCTTTAAAAGAGGTTAATTTTGGAGGTGGCTGAATTGTCTCTTAATCTCAAGAGTGGTAATTGAGCCACCTTTTTTACCCGAGAGTGGTGGTTCATGCCAACCTAAAGGCCATTTTAAAGAGTAGTCAAACTACTCTCTTCAGCCTTGAAGCCACTCCTAAGCTAGTATACTTCAAGAGGGTTTAATAACCCCTTCACCTAAGATTGATGATTTGGGTCAACCCAAAAGCCCTCGTGAAAAGTAGCCAATCACTCTTACTACTCTTGAAATATGAGAATCGTCAAACTATTTATGAAAACATCTTTTTTCGAACTACTCCCATAATCTCCTTAGAAGTAACTTGGTAAAGACCAAGTAGTAGAGATAAGAGACCCACCCATTTTACcacctttgtttttgtttttgtttttgttttttttcattttttcatttttttttgttaagtgcCACATGAGGTGGTATTTGGCACAGGCAATAACATTTTATTGGTCTTATATAATTCtttaaatacaaaactaaaattttattaGCTTTTTAGAGGGCAGATAGAcgaaaatatcaaattaataaacTTATAAAACACATGTACCAATTTTAAGACTTTTTAAAACTAAGGTAgcttattgattttttttttttttttaagaaaaaaaggaaaagaaaggtaAATCACATATACTAATTagccttctttctttctttctttctctgagCATTAATGATGCTATTTTAAACTATAAAAAACAGCACATGCCCGTCACTACCATAGTTAATTCTTTACGAGCTGGAGTTGATAAGGGAAGAATCCCTCTCTTTTAGAGGAAGGAAAAGAACTCATGGTCGGTTGTGAGAAAGACACGAACAAATGTTAGAAACCAGCTACACCTAACATACAGGTTTAAGTCTTTATCCCCTAATTTTAAAGACATAAATTGAGAGGTCTATGAAAAAGTAATGGTTATTTGTATGGGCTATAAATTTTACAGTAGAATGAATATAAATAAAGACCAAATTAAAGATATAGTTGATTAAATGAAACATACATTACTATCTCTCATTAATACTTTGGCCCCtcctaataaatttttttggctcCACCACTCCTGAGGTTCACCTAATATTTTTGCAGTGCAAATTAATGAGAGTTGGGATGTTTCTACTTTACAATATGGAGAAATCATGACATACTTTTTCTTGTCAATTAGCTCAAAATAATAACTAGATGACATTGACAAATAACAAATGCTAACGAAGGGCATGATTAGGtgataaatgaatttttttcttaatttttttttttttgttgggtaatttttaaatttcaaaagctACTAggcaaaagtaaaaatatatagaaaatctCCCTTTTTTCAAAAGAAGTTTTATGGTTATGAAGTCACATGATCAGGCCATAATGCATGCGTGTAAAGCTAAACTCATGACCTCAAGAGAGAACTCATCCCAAGTAGGCATCTTAGACAACTCTTCATCGTGCCCTCCttaaaatgcaaaacaaagggTTAGAGCCTAGAGGGTACCTCAGaatgaacattaaaaaaataagaagaaatagaaaataaaggagaataaaataaagaaaggaagagagagagagagacctaatAACAATTTAGAGAGAATTTTAAACAAAGTCCGTCATTGTATGACTTGGGTCTGGTTTTAATTAGAactaattttattaagattgaAACACGTGTTTTTTATCCTGTAATTAGAACTTGACCCAATATGACTGGGACAAGTATTCATTGTGGTTATGGAACGCATATCTCAATCCCAATAAATTCAATTATTCTTCCATAGAAGTTCTCATTTTGCAAATAATATGGTTGAATATCGTTAATATAGAGTTgcttgaaaaatgaaaaccctACTACTGTGTTTTATTCACTGATCTAAATAAGTTCAAAAGTTTTACTTTCACATAATGTGCATGCATGTAATAATTatcgtttttttcttttttctttttctaagcaataATTATCATATTCATTTATGGAGAttacgttatatatatatatatatatatatatatgcaatcaTTCTGAGAGTCATGCTGTTGCGAATAACGAAAATCTCTTCGAACATTGTCCAACCAATTAAAGCTTTGAGATTGGAAGGCATTTTTATTAATAGATCatcgaagaaaaagaaaaagaaaatacatattttgcatatatatagaaaataaaattcaaacagaTATATTGGTATTCCTACATTTGGCAACAATCAAAgggatattttattttaatgcacatgattcttacatatattttaaattttaatcatataaaaaatgcatgtaagaaCTAATACTGGACAATTTGATCCActtcatatttttcatatataataaatctttagaaaataaaaatcaaacagatATTGATATTCACACATTTGGAAACAATCAAACAgagattttattttctctaccTTTCTCGGTCGCCAATCATCTATCAAAAGGGTAATTATCTCAAAGATCTCCTATACAGCAAAATCCCAGTCAGATTGAAAGCAATAGCCGTAGATCCACAATCCACATGATCCCACCAACCAATCCAATCCTATCGTCTAACCCAAAGCCATCGTCCAGTTCTACACCGAAGAAAACCCCAAAGGAGCTAGAATCGTGTGCGCACCAGACAAGTTCTGTACCCACCCCCGCACGAAATAATCACCCATCAACAAACTTGACCGTTATAGGGGAGACATCGTGTACGCTTGCCACGTATGCCCCGCGCCACTCGCACGACACCTTAAGATTACAATACTTTGATCCTGGTCGGACCCAAGTCgatgttaaaaaaacaaaaaatccgaatattttcaaatattagTAAAACAGAGGGAATATATAAATACAGGGTGAAAACGAAGCAAAACCAATCAAAGTCTAAGCAGAACCCATCAAATTCTGCAGCCTCTTCGACTTCGCTTTCTCTCATTGTCACTCTCTCACTGTAAGTGGCCTTTTCAAGCAATCActgattgttttattttccatttttattccCTCTCTCTCGCGCGCTCGCTTTCTATATATGTAAACTTGCATGTGTATCGATTACTGGGAAGTGGATTTTGTGGTGATACATTCTGTGATCTTGCAATATTGAGttctcttctattttcttcttctggGGTGTATGCGATTTGTTTCAGATTCTCTATATGCGACTCTGGCGGAGGAAGATTGACAAGTAGTGATTTTTGCTATGATCACTGATTATTACGTGATTCAGATTCTAAGAATCCTAAACTACTGTTTTGGATGTTGGGAAAACCTTATTAACAAGATCATAAGAAAAATGAACTATAAAACTTGGTCTTAGGCAGTCTTGGTTCGTAGGTCCTGAATTTCTGGTTTTTAAATTCTGGTTACAGGTTTTTGTCTCTGTATTAGTGGTTTTCggtttgaagaagaagaagctttaGGACGATGTTCACGGAAGGCCTTGATAGTGATGCCCGTAGATGGGTTCAAGGGGTAAGCCAGTTCTGAatcttctgattttttttttgtgtgtgtgtcttTTTATCGTAGCGTTCTACTGGTTGTCTGAATTGTCTCAGAGAGTGCAATCTGAATGTGTTGGCAACATAAAGAGCATTAATGGCAATCGGGGCCTCGGACTGCCATCTCCGGGCAGATTCGGTTGTGGGCTTTCATCTTCACCTATAAATTTGATTTCAGTGCCGCAAACTATGCCTGTGAGTGGCATTCATTGTGAGTTTGGATCAGACATGGACTTATCCTCTGGCTCGGAGGATGAGGTTTATGGTGGGCGGTACTCTGTTCTGTCATCTCCCCAGGACGACGAAAAGCAAGTGAATTCTGGCGATGATAAGATTCAATTGAAACGAGGACATGGAAACCCAGTCGAGCTGCCTGGTTATACAGAAGAATTCTTGGATTCAGCCACTAGCACAGAAGTTTCATTCACGCAATCCAGAAGCAATACATGCACTTTGGATGGTTGTTCACCTAGTGTTACTTTGAGGGCAAATGTGGAAATAACAGCCAAGCAGGTTTCCTATTAAAATTGTACTCCTTGCTAATACGTGTTAAATTTGTAGATTATTTCTAGTTTAGATCAATATGCAGGTGAGACATGAAAAAGTTTATGCCTTCCAATTTGTTAGATCATTGATGTTTCATATTCAATGTCCGACTGCTTAATAAGATAACATTGGAAAAAGTTGTCTTGCTTCTTACTCATTGGACTCTGAGCCGGGCAAGTGGTTGCAGGATTCTTATGGAAGTGGACTCCTGAATAAGAAGCTCTCTAATAATAATATCCCCAGTGCACCTCCATTTGTTGGTTCTGAAACTGAAGTCGACCAAATTTTAACTCGTAAAGCACATGGGACATCTTGCCTTGCAAATCCAAGTGGTTCTGCCACCACAAAAGAATCAAGAAGCACTACAAGCAGTGGAATTTATAACCAATCAGCTAGGTTCGTCTATGTTTGTTTTCTGTAtctctttgttttgtttctttgtcttttttgcAACTAGTTACTGAGAATCTGTCACTATCCATCACAGGAGCGCTTCTGTTTTTGAAGCTCATGCATCTCCAATTCCTTCACCTGCTCGCCTCCCAACATTTCATGCAAGGTTAGTTAGGTCACTTCATTATGAGTGTACTCATTATTTGATTGGTCCAATATTTTCCAATGTCCATTCTCTTGTGTTTCATGAATTGCATTCAGTGGGCAAGGTATATGGAGTGCTGTAGTTTCTTATGATGCATGTTGTCGACTCTGCCTCCACTCATGGGCTCGGGGCCATTGCATGGAAGCTCCCTATTTCTTGAATGATGAATGTGTAGTATTGCGAGAGGCATTTGGGTGAGTActtgtttcccttttttttgttttttatttatattttatattgtcTTCACATTCAAATTATGTTGCTTAAGATTAAGATCCGAACAGCATGGATATAATTTAAGAAATGTAACATAGGGCTCTGGTGAATGGGATGCTGGGATGCTGTCTAACTTACTAAGACTCCTTTCTGCTTTAAGAATTATGAAAAAAAGATTCTGTCATCGCTTGAATGgagtaataaataattaaaatttaagcCATGGTGGAAGAGTTGTAATTATGATACGACTATTCTCAGGATTAAAGTCTCAAAAAATTGGTAATTGTTCAAGTAACAGATTCCTATATTGGAGAAGCTCCCGAGAGAAATTTGATTGCAAGCAAAAGATTTTGTGTTCTGTTTAAGCTTTAGTGAATAAATCATGCTTTTCATGGTTGTTCGATTCTAGCTTTGTTTTCTCCTCTTTTGCACTTTTGTTGCATTTTTAGCAGATGGTGGTACCGAAATGGGCTTATAGGAAAGTCAATGGTGCTTCCCAATGTTTatgatttgtatatattttgttcCATATAGTATCATGTCTTCTACACATGCTATAATATTCCATGACATGTGATATCAAagattagtttaagtttttatgcttttaattggtttaattttcattattcctctttttctccTTATAATTTCAGATTGAGGCAAGTATTATTACAATCAGAAGAAGAACTACTGGCAAGACGATCTCCAGAGCTAGTCAGTGAGGTAGCTGCTCCAAAATCTAGGAAAACTTTGGGCAAAATGAAAATGCAGCTTGAAGGTACTGCCATATTATTTTTCTCAACGCCTTTCTTGTTGGTTTTACTGAGTTAGAATGTCAAGGCATGTACTAgtctgatatttttggtcattttacaGTGTGTAAATTGAAAATGGAATCGTTTCATTCACATTCACATTTGTCCAAATTTAAATCCAAGCTGTTTTCTGAATGGGAAGCTTTCCATAAAGTTCGAGTAGCAACTCGTACTCTTGCAAAAGGTTCAAGCGGTCAGTTTATGAAAAAAGTTTCTGGTCTCCTAAAATTCGACAACAGTTCTACACATGATGTAGTGCCAGGTATGCAAATTTTTGGTACCATCCTCGATTGGTTTCAATGTATATAACGTAAAAATGTTACCATATTAACATCCATTATTTTGTTCACCTGCCAATCTAGGCTTTTATGGGTCACCATTGGGTGGATCAAACATAAAATATGTATCCATAAACTTTGACGAGGCTAGGAAGTCTGGTCATGATAATCACATAAACTTGCAAAGCTTTACCCCAAGCTTTGGGGAATGTTAATCAATATACAGCAGTGTAATGAGTAGTTATTTGAGTAGTTATTCACCATGTTAATCAATATCTTGACAGTACAAAACAAATAGtagtcttcctttttttcttcatctatATATAACTTAAGGTGATCACATTTTGTTATCAGAAAGATACTCTTGCTTGTTGAGATTGAAAAGTTCATTTGAGGAGGATGCTGTCCGCATGCAACCTGGATCTAGAGAAACACATGTGTTGTATGTTCCTTTTTCCTTCTGTATGTTttacttcttttgctttttgttcCTCAGAGGTGTTGACttgttaaattaatttaatgCAGCTTTCCAGATAGTCTTGGTGACGATCTGATTATTGAAGTTCAAGATTCCAAAGGACAGTACAAGGGTCGTGTCCTTGCTCAAGTGGCCTCAATTGCTGATGACCCAGTAAGATTTTGAGAATTCACCTATCTTCATTATGGACTAGGCAGGGTGATAGCTATTCTTTAAGTTTTAAATACCGGTTCAATGCAGGGCAACAAGCTTCGATGGTGGCCTATATATCATGAGCCAGAACATGAAGTGGTCGGTAGAGTACAACTATCCATAAGCTATTCAACTACTCCGGTTGAGAATAATCATCTAAAGGTAAAACTAATCTGCTTTAGCTGTTTTGCATTGAATGAAGGTTATATGTAAAGAACTGTAAAGAGAGAGATCATCTAGTTTAGATTTGTTCTAAAGCATGCATAAAAATTTCTGATCTAGGGGGCCAAACTATGACATGTTGTCTTATGCTATTTGTCGGATATATATTATCAACTGCTAAGTAtcaaagttgtatatatatttgtgtgtgtgtgtgtgtctaaaTACTGGCAGTATTTGGTGGTCATTATTCTTTACATGCGCAAATTGTGACTATAGCTTAAAAGATTAGTATGTTTAGTACCAAACAATTTTCTGGATAGATAAGTAGCAAAATACAACTGTAAGGGGTTgtgttcaaatttaatttatatatatatatactgcccACCTACCCCTTGCCTTCTTGCTATGAAAGAACATAATCTTCTTATGAAGATGTTAATAATGAGGCCTTTGTAAATCATGATATGAGGTTCAATATCATCAGTTTTTTAAATGCCATCTCAAGACAATTAATAATTCACTTGGCGTTTCCAGTGTAGTTCCATTGCAGAAACTGTGGCATATGACTTCGTGTTAGAAGTTGCCATGAAAGTCCAACATATTAAGCAAAGAAATTTGTTGCTACACAGCCAATGGAAGTGGTTAGTAACTACATTTGCATCACTTTATGGAGTATCAGATGCATACACCAAATTAAGGTAATGGATATAGTTGGATGGGTATGCTTATTATGTTCAACTAGGATAATTTTGAGATGCATTTTTTGTATCTTTAAGCTGCTATTGCAATCGGTATGTTCTTTTATTACTTGCAGATACCTTACCCACGTCATGGATGTGGCTACACCCACTGATGACTGTCTTGCCCTGGTACATGATTTGCTATTGCCTGTAATaatgaaaagcaaaagcaaaggCAAAAGTGATTTGAGTCATCAAGAGGTATAAGCTAATCTTGCACTGCTCAATCCTGccaacccctttttttttttcttttaataatatttcagaTCCAATGATTTATGCATTTCAAACTTCTCAACTTCATGCTAGCTTAATTTCCCTATTCGCCTACTAATAGGGAAATTAAGATATTATTGAATGACCTTTACATTCCACTTTGATTTATcttaagatattaattaaataataaaattcacaatttccttaaatataagTTCTTGAGATGATTGATAATTTAGCATGGTATTAGAAGAGTGATCCTAAGTTCGAATCCTACTTCTGTAATTTACTTcacatttcagttaaatattcatatatttggCCTCACTTGTTGAGGGTgagtattataatattaattaaatgattaaatttactattttctaTCGGCTTAAGTTTTTTGAATACATAGTGACTTaacaatttaacttttaaattttcttggatttttttatcTTAGACTTTTGACAGTGAACTTGCCTTTACATTTGCTATTGATTAATGAGACAAAACATGTGcccttttcattttaattttcagATTTAAGTTAGCGGTTCAAAATGGagatgaatatatttttttgttttgcttctaACTTTGTGGATGTTTTGCAAAATATCAACCAGAATCGTATGCTAGGGGTGATTGAGGATAAAGTTCAGCAGATCATTACATTGGTTTTTGAGAACTACAAGTCGCTAGATGAATCTTTACCATCAGGAATGACGGACGTTTTGAAGCCTGCCACTGAGATGGTAGCTCCTGTTTTGGTGTCTGCCCTGAAGTTATTCAGCCTTTTGCATGATATTTTAAGTCCTGAGGCACAATTGAAATTATGCAGATATTTTCAGGTTTTAGAAACTAACTTATTCATGCTTGTGCTTCCTTTTAA
It contains:
- the LOC132186599 gene encoding uncharacterized protein LOC132186599, which codes for MDLSSGSEDEVYGGRYSVLSSPQDDEKQVNSGDDKIQLKRGHGNPVELPGYTEEFLDSATSTEVSFTQSRSNTCTLDGCSPSVTLRANVEITAKQDSYGSGLLNKKLSNNNIPSAPPFVGSETEVDQILTRKAHGTSCLANPSGSATTKESRSTTSSGIYNQSARSASVFEAHASPIPSPARLPTFHASGQGIWSAVVSYDACCRLCLHSWARGHCMEAPYFLNDECVVLREAFGLRQVLLQSEEELLARRSPELVSEVAAPKSRKTLGKMKMQLEVCKLKMESFHSHSHLSKFKSKLFSEWEAFHKVRVATRTLAKGSSGQFMKKVSGLLKFDNSSTHDVVPERYSCLLRLKSSFEEDAVRMQPGSRETHVFFPDSLGDDLIIEVQDSKGQYKGRVLAQVASIADDPGNKLRWWPIYHEPEHEVVGRVQLSISYSTTPVENNHLKCSSIAETVAYDFVLEVAMKVQHIKQRNLLLHSQWKWLVTTFASLYGVSDAYTKLRYLTHVMDVATPTDDCLALVHDLLLPVIMKSKSKGKSDLSHQENRMLGVIEDKVQQIITLVFENYKSLDESLPSGMTDVLKPATEMVAPVLVSALKLFSLLHDILSPEAQLKLCRYFQAASKKRARWHLIETNELILSSDKSTLMDPVTVSTYYHKMKSLICNIRNEIFADIEIHNQHVLPSFIDLPNISSAIYCGELCRRLRAFLVAYPPPSLSPPVAELVIATADFQRDLACWNTNPAKGGVDAKELFQEYINIWIQEMRLTLLGLCKLDKANWSGVRNQHSTNAFVEDMYDRLKEMMDEYEVIIFRWPEYIHHLEKAIADIEKAIVEGLDRQYADVLTPLKDNLTSKIYGLKYVQKIAKRSDTYVIPDELGNILNSMRRMLEILRPEIETKLNSWSSCIPNFRDTTGEDCLSEVTVMLRAKFRSYLHAIVEKLAKNMRLQRETKLKHIIQALSENVEESDVKSRMQPLEDMLIWTMDHLHTIVEPHVLIAICRGFWDRMGQDILHSIENRRESKSYKGLRFSVSILDGVFVREMQKLLGNALQEKDLEPPPNVREVHSLLYKNA